A region from the Podarcis raffonei isolate rPodRaf1 chromosome 11, rPodRaf1.pri, whole genome shotgun sequence genome encodes:
- the NAA35 gene encoding N-alpha-acetyltransferase 35, NatC auxiliary subunit isoform X1, which produces MVMKASVEDDDSGWELNIPEKMEKSNTSWIDITQDFEDCCRELKLGELLHDKLFGLFEAMSAIEMMDPKMDAGMIGNQVNRKVLNFEQAIKDGTIKIKDLSLPELIGIMDTCFCCLITWLEGHSLAQTVFTCLYIHNPDFIEDPAMKAFALGILKICDIAREKVNKAAVFEEEDFQSMTYGFKMANSVTDLRVTGMLKDVEDDMQRRVKSTRSRQGEERDPEVELEHQQCFAVFSRVKFTRVLLTVLIAFTKKETSAVAEAQKLMTQAADLLSAIHNSLHHGIQAQNDTTKGDHPIMMGFEPLVNQRLLPPTFPRYAKIIKREEMVNYFSKLIDRIKTVCEVVNLTNLHCILDFFCEFSEQSPCVLSRSLLQTTFLVDNKKVFGTHLMQDMVKDALRSFVSPPVLSPKCCLYNNHQAKDYIDSFVTHCVRPFCSLIQIHGHNRARQRDKLGHILEEFATLQDEAEKVDAALHSMLLKQEPQRQHLACLGTWVLYHNLRIMIQYLLSGFELELYSMHEYYYIYWYLSEFLYAWLMSTLSRADSSQMAEERIMEEQQKGRSNKKTKKKKKARPLSREITMSQAYQNMCAGMYKTMIAFDMDGKVRKPKFELDSEQVRYEHRFAPFNSVITPPPVHYLQFKEMSDLNKYSPPPQSSDLYMAASKHFQQAKMILENIPNPDHEVNRILKVAKPNIVVMKLLAGGHKKDSKVPPEFDFSPHRYFPVVKLI; this is translated from the exons ATGGTTATGAAGGCTTCAGTAGAAGATGATGATTCGGGATGGGAGCTCAATATACCTGAGAAGATGGAAAAGAGTAACACGAGCTGGATAGATATCACCCAAGACTTTGAGGACTGCTGTAGAG AATTGAAGTTGGGCGAGTTGCTTCATGACAAACT TTTTGGTCTTTTTGAAGCAATGTCTGCTATTGAAATGATGGATCCCAAGATGGATGCTGGTATGATTGGAAACCAAGTTAATCGAAAAGTTCTTAACTTTGAACAAGCTATCAAG gaTGGTACCATTAAAATTAAAGATTTATCATTACCTGAGTTGATAGGGATCATGGACACTTGTTTTTGCTGCTTG ATTACATGGCTGGAAGGCCATTCTTTGGCACAGACAGTATTCACTTGCCTTTATATTCATAATCCAGACTTTATAGAAGATCCTGCCATGAAGGCATTTGCTCTGGGGATCCTCAAAATCTGTGATATTGCTAGAGAAAAAGTAAACAAAGCTGCAGTATTTGAAGAG gAAGATTTTCAGTCTATGACGTATGGATTTAAAATGGCGAATAGTGTGACAGATCTTCGCGTTACAG GTATGTTGAAGGATGTTGAGGATGACATGCAACGGCGAGTTAAG AGCACTCGAAGTCGacaaggggaagagagagatccAGAAGTAGAACTTGAA CATCAACAGTGCTTTGCAGTATTCAGCAGAGTGAAGTTCACCCGAGTATTACTGACTGTATTAATAGCTTTTACCAAAAAAGAG ACTAGTGCAGTTGCAGAAGCTCAGAAGTTGATGACTCAGGCAGCTGACTTGCTTTCTGCTATCCACAATTCTTTACACCATGGCATTCAGGCTCAGAATGACACAACCAAAGGGG atCATCCTATTATGATGGGTTTTGAACCCCTTGTTAATCAGAGATTGCTTCCTCCAACTTTTCCTCGATATGCAAAAATTATTAAAAGGGAAGAAATGGTCAACTATTTTTCAAAACTTATAGACCGAATAAAAACTGTCTGTGAAGTTGTCAATTTAACTAATTTGCACTGCATACTG GATTTTTTCTGTGAATTTAGTGAACAGTCACCTTGCGTTCTTTCAAGATCATTGTTACAG ACTACTTTTCTTGTGGATAACAAAAAGGTATTTGGTACTCATCTCATGCAAGATATGGTGAAAGATGCCCTGCGATCTTTTGTCAGTCCTCCAGTACTTTCACCTAA ATGTTGTCTATATAATAACCACCAGGCTAAGGACTACATTGACTCCTTTGTCACGCACTGTGTTCGA ccattctgtagTTTGATTCAGATTCATGGGCACAACAGGGCTCGTCAGAGAGATAAACTTGGCCATATTCTCGAGGAATTTGCTACTTTGCAAGATGAG GCAGAAAAAGTGGACGCAGCACTTCACAGTATGCTGCTGAAACAAGAACCCCAAAGGCAGCACTTGGCCTGCTTGGGCACCTGGGTCCTTTACCATAACCTTCGCATCATGATACAGTATCTTCTGAGTGGGTTTGAACTGGAACTCTACAGTATGCACGAATACTACTACATATATTG GTATCTCTCTGAGTTTCTCTATGCATGGCTAATGTCAACACTCAGCCGTGCTGATAGCTCTCAAATGGCAGAAGAAAGAATAATggaagagcagcagaaaggcCGGAGTAATAAGAaaaccaagaaaaagaaaaaag CTCGTCCTCTGAGCAGAGAGATCACCATGAGCCAAGCCTATCAAAACATGTGTGCTGGAATGTATAAG ACTATGATTGCTTTTGATATGGATGGCAAAGTGAGAAAGCCGAAGTTTGAGCTTGATAGTGAGCAAGTTCGGTACGAGCACAGGTTTGCCCCTTTCAACAGTGTCATCACGCCACCACCCGTACACTATTTGCAGTTCAAG GAAATGTCTGACCTAAACAAATACAGTCCTCCACCTCAGTCCTCTGATCTCTACATGGCTGCTAGCAAACACTTTCAGCAAGCTAAAATGATCCTGGAAAATATCCCTAACCCAGACCATGAG GTCAACAGAATTCTTAAAGTTGCTAAGCCCAATATTGTGGTCATGAAGCTGCTGGCAGGAGGTCACAAAAAGGATTCTAAA GTTCCGCCAGAATTTGACTTCTCCCCTCACAGATACTTCCCAGTGGTGAAGCTTATTTGA
- the NAA35 gene encoding N-alpha-acetyltransferase 35, NatC auxiliary subunit isoform X2 encodes MVMKASVEDDDSGWELNIPEKMEKSNTSWIDITQDFEDCCRELKLGELLHDKLFGLFEAMSAIEMMDPKMDAGMIGNQVNRKVLNFEQAIKDGTIKIKDLSLPELIGIMDTCFCCLITWLEGHSLAQTVFTCLYIHNPDFIEDPAMKAFALGILKICDIAREKVNKAAVFEEEDFQSMTYGFKMANSVTDLRVTGMLKDVEDDMQRRVKSTRSRQGEERDPEVELEHQQCFAVFSRVKFTRVLLTVLIAFTKKETSAVAEAQKLMTQAADLLSAIHNSLHHGIQAQNDTTKGDHPIMMGFEPLVNQRLLPPTFPRYAKIIKREEMVNYFSKLIDRIKTVCEVVNLTNLHCILDFFCEFSEQSPCVLSRSLLQTTFLVDNKKVFGTHLMQDMVKDALRSFVSPPVLSPKCCLYNNHQAKDYIDSFVTHCVRPFCSLIQIHGHNRARQRDKLGHILEEFATLQDEAEKVDAALHSMLLKQEPQRQHLACLGTWVLYHNLRIMIQYLLSGFELELYSMHEYYYIYWYLSEFLYAWLMSTLSRADSSQMAEERIMEEQQKGRSNKKTKKKKKARPLSREITMSQAYQNMCAGMYKTMIAFDMDGKVRKPKFELDSEQVRYEHRFAPFNSVITPPPVHYLQFKEMSDLNKYSPPPQSSDLYMAASKHFQQAKMILENIPNPDHEVPPEFDFSPHRYFPVVKLI; translated from the exons ATGGTTATGAAGGCTTCAGTAGAAGATGATGATTCGGGATGGGAGCTCAATATACCTGAGAAGATGGAAAAGAGTAACACGAGCTGGATAGATATCACCCAAGACTTTGAGGACTGCTGTAGAG AATTGAAGTTGGGCGAGTTGCTTCATGACAAACT TTTTGGTCTTTTTGAAGCAATGTCTGCTATTGAAATGATGGATCCCAAGATGGATGCTGGTATGATTGGAAACCAAGTTAATCGAAAAGTTCTTAACTTTGAACAAGCTATCAAG gaTGGTACCATTAAAATTAAAGATTTATCATTACCTGAGTTGATAGGGATCATGGACACTTGTTTTTGCTGCTTG ATTACATGGCTGGAAGGCCATTCTTTGGCACAGACAGTATTCACTTGCCTTTATATTCATAATCCAGACTTTATAGAAGATCCTGCCATGAAGGCATTTGCTCTGGGGATCCTCAAAATCTGTGATATTGCTAGAGAAAAAGTAAACAAAGCTGCAGTATTTGAAGAG gAAGATTTTCAGTCTATGACGTATGGATTTAAAATGGCGAATAGTGTGACAGATCTTCGCGTTACAG GTATGTTGAAGGATGTTGAGGATGACATGCAACGGCGAGTTAAG AGCACTCGAAGTCGacaaggggaagagagagatccAGAAGTAGAACTTGAA CATCAACAGTGCTTTGCAGTATTCAGCAGAGTGAAGTTCACCCGAGTATTACTGACTGTATTAATAGCTTTTACCAAAAAAGAG ACTAGTGCAGTTGCAGAAGCTCAGAAGTTGATGACTCAGGCAGCTGACTTGCTTTCTGCTATCCACAATTCTTTACACCATGGCATTCAGGCTCAGAATGACACAACCAAAGGGG atCATCCTATTATGATGGGTTTTGAACCCCTTGTTAATCAGAGATTGCTTCCTCCAACTTTTCCTCGATATGCAAAAATTATTAAAAGGGAAGAAATGGTCAACTATTTTTCAAAACTTATAGACCGAATAAAAACTGTCTGTGAAGTTGTCAATTTAACTAATTTGCACTGCATACTG GATTTTTTCTGTGAATTTAGTGAACAGTCACCTTGCGTTCTTTCAAGATCATTGTTACAG ACTACTTTTCTTGTGGATAACAAAAAGGTATTTGGTACTCATCTCATGCAAGATATGGTGAAAGATGCCCTGCGATCTTTTGTCAGTCCTCCAGTACTTTCACCTAA ATGTTGTCTATATAATAACCACCAGGCTAAGGACTACATTGACTCCTTTGTCACGCACTGTGTTCGA ccattctgtagTTTGATTCAGATTCATGGGCACAACAGGGCTCGTCAGAGAGATAAACTTGGCCATATTCTCGAGGAATTTGCTACTTTGCAAGATGAG GCAGAAAAAGTGGACGCAGCACTTCACAGTATGCTGCTGAAACAAGAACCCCAAAGGCAGCACTTGGCCTGCTTGGGCACCTGGGTCCTTTACCATAACCTTCGCATCATGATACAGTATCTTCTGAGTGGGTTTGAACTGGAACTCTACAGTATGCACGAATACTACTACATATATTG GTATCTCTCTGAGTTTCTCTATGCATGGCTAATGTCAACACTCAGCCGTGCTGATAGCTCTCAAATGGCAGAAGAAAGAATAATggaagagcagcagaaaggcCGGAGTAATAAGAaaaccaagaaaaagaaaaaag CTCGTCCTCTGAGCAGAGAGATCACCATGAGCCAAGCCTATCAAAACATGTGTGCTGGAATGTATAAG ACTATGATTGCTTTTGATATGGATGGCAAAGTGAGAAAGCCGAAGTTTGAGCTTGATAGTGAGCAAGTTCGGTACGAGCACAGGTTTGCCCCTTTCAACAGTGTCATCACGCCACCACCCGTACACTATTTGCAGTTCAAG GAAATGTCTGACCTAAACAAATACAGTCCTCCACCTCAGTCCTCTGATCTCTACATGGCTGCTAGCAAACACTTTCAGCAAGCTAAAATGATCCTGGAAAATATCCCTAACCCAGACCATGAG GTTCCGCCAGAATTTGACTTCTCCCCTCACAGATACTTCCCAGTGGTGAAGCTTATTTGA